TGTAACAGGGAAATAAAAAGTAACGTTTTCTTTTTTAATGTAGATATCTCCCGGAAGTTTTCCCAGGTGAGAGCCCAGAAAAGGTATCTGGGGGAGAAGGAGAAAAAGGCCTCCCAGGGCAATGAGAATAATGCCGATTGTAATGAGTCCCTTTGCCAGCTGCTCCATTATTATCCTTTCAATAAATCCCTCTGCTGTTAAGGAAGATACCAAGTTCCTTGTCTTTTTTCAATACATGGTTTTTCAGCCAGTCTTTAAGCAGATCCAGGATTGGTCCTGAAACAGGAATACCGGCCTGGTGCTTTTGAAAAATC
This DNA window, taken from Deltaproteobacteria bacterium, encodes the following:
- a CDS encoding DUF2905 domain-containing protein — encoded protein: MEQLAKGLITIGIILIALGGLFLLLPQIPFLGSHLGKLPGDIYIKKENVTFYFPVTTSLIISIVISFILFLLKK